Proteins encoded in a region of the Thermocaproicibacter melissae genome:
- a CDS encoding ComEA family DNA-binding protein, translating into MDEQTRQVRFLVVIAAVICALLIGYNAFYVPDAPLSEPTVKVDLTSSTSSAAVPTSSAAASSTKGSSAPKTASAKVNINTATAAELSEKLDGIGDTLAQRIVSYREQHGPFRNPEDLKNVPGIGEKKYAKISSFITTS; encoded by the coding sequence ATGGACGAACAAACTCGGCAGGTTCGTTTTTTGGTCGTGATTGCGGCAGTAATCTGCGCACTTCTCATCGGTTATAACGCTTTTTATGTTCCCGACGCGCCGCTTTCTGAGCCGACCGTAAAGGTGGACTTGACTTCTTCCACATCATCTGCGGCTGTGCCAACGTCCTCCGCGGCGGCGTCAAGCACAAAAGGGTCATCGGCGCCGAAAACAGCGTCGGCAAAAGTTAACATCAACACGGCCACAGCCGCGGAACTCAGCGAAAAGCTGGACGGAATCGGGGATACCCTTGCCCAGAGAATTGTTTCCTATCGTGAGCAGCACGGCCCATTCCGAAATCCCGAAGATTTGAAGAATGTCCCCGGCATTGGGGAGAAGAAATACGCAAAAATATCCTCTTTTATAACAACGTCGTAG
- a CDS encoding NfeD family protein has product MPYIWLAIIVLAVLLEMGTTQLISIWFAAGSVGALIAYLVGASTLVQICVFVLITGITLAFTRPFAQRALGVKKTSTNADRYIGKVAVVTVEINNTLGTGQVNVLGSIWTARSSDGSVIPVGAHAVVESIDGVKLIVRKIND; this is encoded by the coding sequence ATGCCTTATATTTGGCTTGCCATTATCGTACTTGCTGTTTTGCTGGAAATGGGAACTACACAACTCATCTCAATCTGGTTTGCGGCCGGTAGCGTAGGCGCTTTGATTGCATATTTAGTCGGCGCATCGACCTTGGTTCAGATTTGTGTTTTTGTTCTCATAACAGGTATTACACTTGCATTTACGCGGCCATTCGCCCAAAGGGCGCTTGGCGTTAAGAAAACGAGTACAAATGCTGACCGCTATATCGGAAAAGTTGCGGTTGTTACGGTGGAAATCAACAATACGCTCGGAACAGGCCAGGTGAATGTGCTTGGCAGTATTTGGACGGCGAGATCTTCAGATGGTTCGGTAATCCCCGTTGGTGCGCATGCTGTGGTGGAATCGATCGACGGTGTCAAGTTGATCGTTCGCAAAATAAACGACTGA
- a CDS encoding GNAT family N-acetyltransferase, translating into MDFIKAKESDLPAVLALYRSVIGTGGSTWNKNYPSMENLQNDFQTGALYVFKENDDLIGAVSLVTKNELDGLDCWKIRDGTQREFARLVVTPQHQGKGYARELVNRVLLEFKKDGCHAVHILAAKSNTYAVKLYRSLGFAFCGECSRYGNEYYACEKIL; encoded by the coding sequence ATGGATTTTATCAAAGCGAAAGAGTCGGATTTGCCTGCTGTGCTTGCTCTGTATCGTTCGGTTATCGGTACGGGCGGAAGTACTTGGAATAAAAATTATCCAAGCATGGAAAACTTGCAGAACGATTTTCAGACCGGCGCCCTTTATGTGTTCAAAGAGAACGATGATTTGATTGGCGCTGTCTCTCTTGTGACGAAAAATGAGCTTGACGGGCTGGATTGCTGGAAAATCCGCGACGGTACACAGCGGGAGTTTGCAAGGCTTGTTGTTACTCCGCAACATCAGGGCAAGGGATATGCAAGGGAACTGGTCAATCGTGTGCTTTTAGAGTTCAAAAAAGACGGCTGTCATGCCGTACACATTCTGGCGGCAAAATCCAATACTTACGCTGTTAAACTATATCGTTCGTTAGGCTTTGCGTTCTGCGGCGAGTGTTCTCGTTACGGCAACGAATATTATGCCTGCGAAAAGATACTCTGA
- a CDS encoding IMP cyclohydrolase has translation MNLKTIEETLGSNSYPGRGILLGKSEDGQNAVIAYFIMGRSENSRNRIFVEDGKGIRTEAYDPSKLTDPSLIIYSPVRVLGDTTIVTNGDQTDTIYDFLSNGRTFEDALRTRTFEPDSPNFTPRISGLVELNETLRLRLSILKSGDAAGTTTQRFFFEYNDPKDGEGWLIHTYVGDGQPLLSFEGEPTHISLKGTIDEFAEHLWSNLNEDNKISLFVRYINLNTKLVDTRIFNKNLSRNA, from the coding sequence ATGAATCTCAAAACAATCGAAGAAACTCTCGGTTCCAATTCTTACCCGGGCCGCGGAATCCTGCTCGGAAAAAGTGAAGATGGGCAGAATGCTGTCATTGCGTATTTTATCATGGGGCGCAGCGAGAACAGCCGCAACAGAATCTTTGTTGAAGACGGCAAAGGAATCCGCACAGAGGCTTATGATCCCTCGAAGCTGACGGACCCGTCTCTCATCATCTATTCTCCGGTTCGAGTTTTGGGTGACACCACCATTGTGACGAACGGAGACCAGACAGACACGATTTATGACTTCCTCTCCAACGGCAGAACGTTTGAAGATGCGCTTCGGACTCGCACCTTTGAGCCGGATAGCCCCAATTTCACTCCGCGCATCTCCGGCCTTGTGGAGCTGAATGAGACGCTCCGCCTGCGCCTGTCGATTCTAAAAAGCGGAGATGCGGCAGGCACAACAACGCAGCGTTTTTTCTTCGAGTACAACGATCCTAAAGATGGGGAAGGCTGGCTGATTCATACCTATGTCGGTGATGGACAACCGCTTCTGTCGTTTGAGGGAGAACCTACCCATATTTCTTTGAAAGGAACCATCGACGAGTTTGCCGAACATCTTTGGTCGAACCTAAACGAAGACAATAAAATATCACTGTTTGTGCGTTACATCAACTTGAATACAAAACTGGTAGATACACGCATCTTTAACAAGAATCTTAGCCGGAACGCGTAA
- the purN gene encoding phosphoribosylglycinamide formyltransferase: MLNIAVLVSGGGTNLQALIDAQSSGKIKGGQIVLVVSSNPSAYALERAKKANIPTKVLRRKDFKTQEDYDSALLGLLESYQISLVVLAGFLTIISENVVSHYPNRIMNIHPSLIPSFCGEGYYGLRVHEEALKRGVKVTGATVHFVNEVCDGGPIILQKAVAVQQGDTPQTLQRRVMEQAEWELLPRAVSLFCEGRLTVENGIVTIKGEEQ; encoded by the coding sequence ATGCTGAACATTGCTGTCCTCGTTTCCGGCGGCGGTACAAACCTGCAGGCATTGATTGATGCGCAATCTAGCGGAAAGATCAAAGGCGGCCAAATTGTACTCGTCGTTTCAAGCAATCCTTCTGCCTATGCACTGGAGCGGGCAAAAAAAGCAAATATTCCGACGAAAGTGCTTCGGCGGAAAGATTTCAAAACGCAGGAAGATTACGACAGCGCTCTTCTCGGACTTCTGGAGTCCTACCAGATTTCGCTTGTTGTTCTTGCGGGATTCCTCACGATAATCAGCGAAAACGTGGTTTCCCATTATCCAAACCGCATCATGAATATCCATCCTTCTCTCATCCCGTCATTCTGCGGCGAGGGATATTATGGGCTTCGCGTGCATGAAGAAGCGCTCAAACGCGGGGTAAAGGTGACAGGTGCAACCGTTCATTTTGTCAATGAAGTGTGTGACGGCGGCCCGATTATTCTTCAAAAGGCAGTAGCGGTGCAGCAGGGCGACACACCGCAGACACTGCAAAGGCGTGTCATGGAGCAGGCGGAATGGGAACTCCTTCCGCGCGCCGTCTCGCTTTTCTGTGAAGGCAGGCTTACGGTTGAAAACGGAATTGTAACAATCAAGGGGGAAGAACAATGA
- the purD gene encoding phosphoribosylamine--glycine ligase, with protein sequence MKILVIGGGGREHAIVRKLLESPRVSKLYCAPGNGGISKDAECVPISAMDIPGVVKFAKENEIDLVFVAPDDPLAAGMVDELQKAGIRAFGPTAKAAEIESSKVFSKNLMKKYHIPTAAYEVFDDPSKVLNYIASRNTYPTVIKADGLALGKGVIIAENYEEAQDAVKTIMEDKKFGASGNRVVVEEFLTGPEVSVLAFTDGKCVKPMVSSKDHKRALDGNRGLNTGGMGTISPNPFYTPEIAEECMKTIFLPTIHAMNQEGRPFKGCLYFGLMLTKDGPKVIEYNSRFGDPETQVVLPRLKTDLVDILEAVIDERLEQQDIEWSNEACACVVMASGGYPEAYKKGIEIHGLNADGQVDGVTVFHAGTVWKDGKFYTNGGRVLGVTALGKTLDEALARAYSGVDKIHFDGAHYRHDIGK encoded by the coding sequence ATGAAAATCCTTGTAATCGGCGGCGGCGGCCGTGAGCATGCAATCGTCCGCAAACTGCTGGAAAGTCCCCGCGTTTCTAAGCTTTACTGCGCGCCCGGTAACGGCGGTATTTCCAAAGATGCCGAATGTGTCCCAATCTCTGCTATGGATATTCCGGGCGTTGTGAAGTTTGCCAAAGAGAATGAGATTGACCTCGTTTTTGTTGCACCGGATGACCCGCTTGCAGCAGGAATGGTAGACGAACTTCAGAAAGCTGGAATCCGCGCCTTCGGCCCGACGGCAAAAGCGGCGGAAATCGAAAGCAGCAAGGTGTTTTCTAAGAACCTGATGAAAAAATACCATATTCCGACGGCTGCGTACGAGGTATTCGATGACCCCTCCAAGGTGCTGAATTATATTGCTTCGCGGAATACCTATCCGACGGTCATTAAAGCAGACGGCCTTGCTCTTGGCAAAGGTGTTATCATCGCGGAAAATTACGAAGAGGCACAAGACGCCGTAAAGACCATCATGGAAGACAAAAAATTCGGTGCATCTGGCAACCGGGTAGTCGTCGAAGAATTCCTGACCGGGCCGGAGGTTTCTGTGCTTGCTTTCACAGACGGCAAATGCGTCAAACCGATGGTGTCTTCCAAAGACCACAAGCGCGCATTAGACGGCAATCGAGGCCTAAATACCGGCGGTATGGGTACCATCAGCCCGAATCCGTTCTACACCCCGGAAATTGCTGAAGAATGTATGAAAACAATTTTTCTCCCGACGATTCACGCAATGAATCAGGAGGGCCGGCCATTCAAGGGATGCCTGTATTTTGGCCTGATGCTGACGAAGGACGGTCCAAAGGTTATTGAGTACAACTCTCGCTTCGGTGACCCGGAAACGCAGGTCGTGCTTCCGCGCCTGAAAACCGATCTTGTCGATATTTTGGAGGCTGTCATTGACGAGCGCCTGGAACAGCAGGACATCGAATGGAGCAACGAGGCATGTGCCTGCGTCGTCATGGCTTCTGGCGGGTACCCAGAGGCATATAAAAAGGGTATTGAAATTCATGGCCTGAATGCTGACGGGCAGGTCGACGGTGTTACCGTTTTCCATGCCGGGACCGTGTGGAAGGATGGAAAGTTTTACACGAATGGCGGTCGCGTCCTCGGTGTTACCGCCCTCGGGAAAACACTGGACGAAGCCCTTGCCCGTGCGTACAGCGGAGTGGATAAAATCCATTTCGACGGCGCACATTACAGACACGATATCGGTAAGTGA
- a CDS encoding VanZ family protein — translation MNVTELLRTVWKSFFSGGSNGSLLSLPEAIVFSLILFLVCLALFFRRLSAGKKFAVALLFLYAGALFALTVPILPKERWHMLPAATEWVLHSIVWVPFLSAPDLINSAFVGGKWSELLWILVGNVLIFMPFGILIPIIKPKIRGWHMIFISLLIPLLIESLQLVDNILCGSEICAVRTEDVILNAVGCLLGFLVFKLFAVIFRPRYRPRHSI, via the coding sequence TTGAATGTAACGGAATTGCTCCGCACAGTTTGGAAAAGCTTTTTTTCCGGCGGAAGCAACGGGTCGCTGCTCTCATTGCCGGAAGCAATTGTCTTTTCGCTGATTCTTTTCCTGGTCTGCCTTGCGCTGTTCTTCCGCAGGCTAAGCGCCGGAAAGAAATTTGCCGTTGCCCTGCTTTTTCTGTATGCCGGTGCTTTATTTGCGCTGACAGTTCCGATTCTACCGAAAGAGCGCTGGCACATGCTTCCCGCTGCAACCGAATGGGTTCTTCATTCCATCGTTTGGGTTCCGTTCCTTTCGGCACCTGACCTCATTAACAGCGCCTTTGTGGGCGGAAAATGGTCGGAGCTTCTCTGGATTCTCGTCGGGAATGTATTGATTTTTATGCCGTTCGGGATTCTGATTCCGATTATCAAGCCAAAAATCCGAGGTTGGCACATGATTTTTATTTCGCTTCTGATTCCACTTCTCATAGAATCGCTTCAGCTTGTGGACAACATTCTCTGTGGTTCGGAAATCTGTGCTGTCAGAACCGAAGATGTGATTTTGAACGCGGTAGGATGTTTACTCGGCTTTCTTGTATTTAAACTCTTTGCCGTCATATTCAGGCCAAGATATCGTCCAAGACATTCCATATAA
- the purE gene encoding 5-(carboxyamino)imidazole ribonucleotide mutase, producing the protein MSEQKKVAVIMGSDSDFPVVSAAVKKLKSFGIPTETHVISAHRTPQAAAEFASSAEENGFGVIIAAAGMAAHLAGVLAAYTTLPVIGIPMKSAALEGLDALLATVQMPSGIPVATVAVGGAENAAVLAAEILALSDPTLAAKLKEMKKQMKEKVAAKDKAIQEEAAKL; encoded by the coding sequence ATGTCAGAGCAGAAGAAAGTTGCTGTCATCATGGGAAGCGACAGTGATTTCCCCGTTGTTTCGGCAGCCGTAAAAAAGCTGAAGTCTTTCGGAATCCCTACGGAAACTCATGTTATTTCCGCTCACAGGACCCCACAGGCGGCGGCAGAATTTGCGTCTTCAGCAGAAGAAAACGGGTTTGGCGTAATCATAGCGGCCGCAGGAATGGCTGCACATTTGGCCGGTGTTCTTGCAGCTTACACAACCCTGCCCGTCATCGGTATACCGATGAAGTCGGCCGCACTGGAGGGCCTTGATGCTTTGCTTGCGACCGTGCAGATGCCGAGCGGAATTCCTGTGGCAACGGTTGCGGTTGGCGGAGCGGAAAACGCGGCAGTTCTTGCGGCGGAGATTCTTGCATTGAGCGACCCAACCCTTGCAGCAAAACTGAAAGAAATGAAAAAACAGATGAAGGAGAAAGTGGCCGCAAAAGATAAGGCCATTCAGGAAGAAGCAGCGAAACTCTGA
- a CDS encoding phosphoribosylaminoimidazolecarboxamide formyltransferase yields the protein MAKEIMLKYGCNPNQTPARIFMKNGAELPLKVLNGRPGYINFLDALNSWQLVKELKQATGLPSAASFKHVSPAGAAVGVELSETMKRICFVDDLDLTPLASAYAMARGADRMSSYGDFAALSDVCDKETALLLKREVSDGVIAPGYTDEALEILKQKRKGTYNIIEIDPSYKPEPVEHKDVFGITFEQGRNESIINEDLLKNIVTKNKELPEAAKRDLLISLITLKYTQSNSVCYVKDGKTIGVGAGQQSRIHCTRLAGNKADVWFLRQHPKVMGLPFKENIRRPDRDNTIDVYISDDYMDVLADGIWEQFFTKKPEPLTREEKKAWLAKQTGVALGSDAFFPFGDNIERAHRSGVCYIAQPGGSIRDDNVIETCDKYGMVMAFTGLRLFHH from the coding sequence ATGGCAAAAGAAATCATGCTCAAGTATGGCTGCAACCCGAATCAGACACCCGCCCGTATCTTTATGAAAAACGGCGCCGAACTGCCCCTTAAGGTACTGAACGGCCGCCCGGGTTATATCAATTTTCTCGATGCACTCAACAGCTGGCAGCTTGTCAAGGAGCTGAAGCAGGCTACCGGACTTCCATCCGCTGCTTCCTTCAAGCATGTAAGCCCAGCGGGTGCGGCAGTCGGCGTTGAACTTTCGGAAACGATGAAGAGAATCTGCTTTGTGGATGACCTGGATCTTACCCCTCTTGCAAGCGCCTACGCGATGGCCAGAGGAGCAGACCGCATGTCTTCCTACGGAGATTTTGCCGCCCTTTCCGACGTGTGCGACAAAGAAACAGCGCTGCTTTTAAAGCGTGAGGTTTCCGACGGCGTTATTGCACCCGGTTACACCGATGAGGCACTTGAGATTTTGAAGCAGAAACGCAAGGGAACCTACAATATTATTGAGATTGACCCGTCTTACAAACCGGAACCGGTCGAACATAAAGATGTTTTCGGCATTACGTTTGAGCAGGGACGCAATGAGTCAATCATTAACGAAGACCTGCTGAAAAATATTGTGACGAAGAACAAGGAGTTGCCGGAAGCAGCCAAGCGCGACCTTTTGATTTCGCTCATCACCCTCAAATATACTCAGTCCAATTCCGTTTGCTATGTCAAGGACGGCAAGACCATCGGCGTCGGTGCGGGCCAGCAGTCGCGAATTCACTGCACTCGCCTTGCGGGCAACAAGGCAGATGTGTGGTTCCTCCGCCAGCACCCGAAGGTCATGGGCCTTCCGTTCAAAGAGAACATCCGCCGTCCGGATCGGGACAACACCATTGATGTTTATATTTCCGACGATTATATGGATGTGCTCGCGGACGGAATCTGGGAGCAATTCTTTACGAAAAAGCCGGAACCGCTTACCCGTGAAGAGAAAAAAGCGTGGCTTGCCAAGCAGACCGGCGTTGCACTCGGCTCAGACGCATTTTTCCCGTTCGGCGACAACATTGAGCGGGCGCATCGTTCTGGCGTGTGCTATATTGCGCAGCCCGGCGGTTCCATCCGGGACGACAACGTGATTGAAACCTGCGATAAGTACGGTATGGTAATGGCCTTTACGGGCCTTCGTCTGTTCCATCATTAA
- a CDS encoding SPFH domain-containing protein — MDPFLIFLILLVIVILILVTNVKVVPQAHAYVVERLGAYRVTWDTGLHFLVPFFDRVAKKVSLKEQVIDFPPQPVITKDNVTMQIDTVVYFQITDPKLYAYGVERPLSAIENLSATTLRNIIGELELDHTLTSRDVINAKIRTVLDEATDAWGIKVNRVELKNIIPPREIQESMEKQMKAERERRAQILAAEGEKSSAILVAEGEKESAILRADAIKETKIREAQGEAEAIRLVQQALASGIKMLNEANPTQAVIALKSLEAFEKLADGKATKIIIPSQIQSLAGLATSLTELIRNDVPSAEEDKK, encoded by the coding sequence ATGGATCCGTTTTTGATTTTCCTGATTCTGCTTGTTATTGTCATTCTCATCTTGGTCACCAACGTCAAAGTAGTTCCGCAAGCCCATGCCTATGTCGTGGAACGTCTCGGAGCTTACCGCGTTACGTGGGACACCGGCCTTCATTTCTTGGTGCCTTTTTTCGACAGAGTTGCAAAGAAGGTCTCTTTGAAGGAACAGGTCATTGATTTCCCGCCGCAGCCTGTTATCACGAAAGATAACGTAACGATGCAGATTGACACGGTTGTTTACTTCCAAATTACGGACCCGAAGCTGTACGCTTATGGTGTGGAGCGCCCGCTATCTGCTATTGAAAACCTTTCCGCAACAACCCTGAGGAACATTATCGGTGAGCTGGAACTCGACCATACTCTTACATCCCGCGATGTCATTAATGCAAAAATCCGCACTGTGCTCGATGAAGCAACCGATGCGTGGGGCATTAAGGTCAATCGCGTAGAACTCAAGAATATCATACCGCCTCGCGAGATTCAGGAGTCCATGGAGAAGCAGATGAAAGCAGAACGTGAACGCCGTGCCCAGATTCTGGCTGCAGAAGGCGAAAAGAGCAGCGCAATTCTGGTTGCGGAAGGCGAAAAAGAATCTGCGATTCTCCGTGCGGATGCAATTAAGGAAACAAAAATCCGCGAAGCGCAGGGCGAAGCAGAAGCCATCCGACTGGTACAGCAGGCTTTGGCTTCCGGAATCAAAATGCTGAACGAAGCCAATCCTACACAAGCGGTTATTGCCCTTAAGAGCCTTGAGGCGTTCGAGAAGCTTGCAGATGGCAAAGCAACTAAGATTATTATCCCTTCACAGATTCAGTCGCTTGCAGGCCTTGCAACTTCCCTTACGGAATTAATCCGCAATGATGTTCCTTCTGCCGAAGAAGATAAGAAGTAA
- the purM gene encoding phosphoribosylformylglycinamidine cyclo-ligase, with amino-acid sequence MKSFSESYKAAGVDVTAGYRAVELMKSHVERTKIPGVVSGIGGFGGLFQPNLTGMKEPVLVSGTDGVGTKLKIAFLMNKHDTVGIDCVAMCVNDVVCCGAKPLFFLDYVATGKNHPETVAEIVGGVAEGCVQAGCALVGGETAEMPGFYPPDEYDLAGFSVGLVDREKIIDGSKIQPGDAIIGLQSSGLHSNGFSLVRKVFRVNEQNIGMYIDELGCTLGEALLTPTKIYVKPVLRLMEKVGVKAISHITGGGFYENVPRMLKPGVCAKIEKKALPQMPIFSLLQRQGNIPEHDMYNTFNMGIGMCIAVAKEDANRAVDELKAAGQSAFVIGEIAAGDEGVVIC; translated from the coding sequence ATGAAAAGTTTCAGCGAGAGTTACAAAGCGGCAGGCGTAGACGTAACAGCCGGATATCGCGCAGTTGAGCTCATGAAAAGCCATGTGGAACGCACGAAAATTCCGGGCGTTGTCTCGGGTATCGGCGGTTTCGGCGGCCTTTTTCAGCCGAATTTAACAGGGATGAAAGAACCTGTCCTCGTGAGCGGAACCGATGGCGTCGGCACAAAACTGAAAATTGCATTTCTCATGAACAAGCATGATACAGTGGGAATCGACTGCGTTGCCATGTGCGTAAACGATGTGGTATGCTGTGGGGCAAAACCGCTGTTTTTTCTTGATTATGTAGCAACCGGAAAGAATCATCCGGAAACGGTTGCTGAAATTGTCGGCGGAGTTGCGGAAGGCTGTGTGCAGGCCGGGTGCGCTCTTGTCGGCGGAGAAACGGCAGAAATGCCGGGATTTTACCCGCCTGATGAATATGATCTGGCGGGTTTTTCTGTTGGATTGGTCGACCGTGAAAAAATCATTGACGGGTCTAAGATTCAGCCGGGCGACGCGATTATCGGTCTGCAGTCCTCGGGCCTTCATTCCAACGGTTTTTCCCTTGTCCGTAAGGTTTTCCGGGTAAATGAACAGAACATCGGCATGTATATTGATGAGCTGGGCTGCACCCTCGGCGAAGCCCTCTTAACACCTACAAAAATCTATGTAAAGCCGGTTTTGCGTCTGATGGAAAAGGTCGGCGTAAAGGCAATTTCTCATATTACCGGCGGCGGATTTTATGAGAATGTTCCGAGAATGCTCAAACCCGGAGTGTGTGCAAAGATTGAGAAGAAAGCTCTGCCGCAGATGCCGATTTTTTCTCTGCTTCAGCGTCAGGGAAATATTCCGGAGCACGATATGTACAATACGTTCAACATGGGAATCGGTATGTGCATTGCTGTTGCGAAAGAGGATGCCAACCGCGCCGTGGACGAGCTGAAAGCTGCCGGCCAGTCTGCTTTTGTGATTGGTGAGATTGCAGCAGGTGACGAGGGTGTTGTGATATGCTGA